In the Kwoniella pini CBS 10737 chromosome 7, complete sequence genome, one interval contains:
- a CDS encoding mitochondrial 37S ribosomal protein bS21m, which yields MSFLIRSTLRNISNSSSSSSRITIPLIDSIRFNSTLPSSSSSNEITTNTPLPPSPPPKSGELFSKPSSKTITNDSFSKLRFDNLSENNNNNNDETIDDSEIWWKKLSINSNSYNFGFPTNISTGRSITVPKGGEFNSSYKRLQGLLRQSNLKKELRLQEFHEKPSVKRRRLISERHRRRFKEMVRTKVQQVVSMRNRR from the exons ATGTCATTCCTCATTCGTTCAACTTTACgaaatatatcaaattcttcatcttcttcatctcgaATTACGATTCCTTTAATAGATTCAATTCGATTTAATTCAacattaccttcttcttcttcttctaatgaAATAACAACAAATACTCCActaccaccttcaccaccaccaaaatcaggtgaattattttcaaaaccttcttcaaaaacaataacaaatgATTCATTTAGTAAATTaagatttgataatttatcagaaaataataataataataatgatgaaactattgatgattctgaaatttggtggaaaaaattatcaataaattcaaattcatataatttTGGATTTCCAACAAATATTTCAACAGGTAGATCAATAACTGTTCCAAAAGGTGgtgaatttaattcaagTTATAAAAGATTACAAGGTTTATTAAGACAAAgtaatttaaaaaaagaattaagatTACAAGAATTTCATGAAAAACCTTCTgttaaaagaagaagattaatTTCTGAAAGAcatagaagaagatttaaagAAATG GTCCGAACGAAAGTACAACAAGTTGTATCTATGCGAAATAGAAGATAA
- a CDS encoding ribonucleoprotein-associated protein, which produces MASQPNPKAFPLANAQLTNQILDLIQQAQHYKQLKKGANEATKTLNRGICEFIVMTADVEPIEIVLHLPLLCEDKNVPYVFLPSKTALGRACGVSRPVIAASVTTNEARELNAQIQAVKNEIEKLLI; this is translated from the exons ATGGCTTCTCAACCTAATCCTAAAGCTTTCCCTTTAGCTAATGCTCAATTAACTAACCAG ATCCTCGATCTTATtcaacaagctcaacaCTACAagcaattgaagaaagg TGCAAACGAAGCTACCAAAACTCTTAACAGAGGTATCTGTGAATTCATTGTAATGACAGCAGATGTAGAACCAATTGAAATCGTACTtcatttacctttattatGTGAAGATAAAAACGTACCTTATGTTTTCTTACCTTCTAAAACTGCTCTTGGAAGAGCTTGTGGAGTTTCAAGACCTGTTATCGCTGCTAGTGTAACTACCAACGAAGCTAGAGAGTTGAATgctcaaattcaagctgTTAAG AATGAGATTGAGAAACTTCTTATCTAA